One Lepisosteus oculatus isolate fLepOcu1 chromosome 13, fLepOcu1.hap2, whole genome shotgun sequence genomic region harbors:
- the golim4a gene encoding Golgi integral membrane protein 4a, translating to MGNGMCSRKQKKIFQSLLLLTLVFGLIYGAMISYEMHKQLKRTEALAVKYQQHQESLSAQLQVVYEHRSRLEKSLQKERLEHKKAKEDYLVYKLEAQQTLTKEKQDANNRINSLNMQHQMLKNQHDDLKKQFYDLQEQHQLLGDDHNKALSDHKQTYDHLQQMKEMEISKLKENIYNLREENKQLRKAHQDVHMQLLDVRQQHKDLKSAHDQLAMTLEDHKSALAAAQVQVEEFKQLKDTLNKIPSFRQTGYNKTPAPQAVQARQELQGTTPEHQAGPEEHPEAKEQSRDQPENPAEEREAPEEPTERHRGPERAGDHEEEPEPGQEEERRRELAEEEMEQAGQPQRLAEDLEQPQEDEERGQEEEEKKPEPWQHRQEHPQVPQDDNALARDQEETQTHTPPQALQRVKSPYEEQLEQQQLAAQRAEEARRLRAQQDALQQQRLKEHLERQQRERERELQLQREADRREELLREQQRRQKSQYENIDADIVQGEAEQQNGEHGVVNKQTEKEDEEKHGKGDRVQEEPAEDMNPEDDPNNQGEDEFEEAEERQENVPEGNGERREVERRVRPEMGEQLVLAGNPDQQEDNLDEQYQEEGEEEVQDDLGGAPKREEEENEDGPYNEENEEHAPEGPEKEDKAPEEEQRKPEAEEENYEEEDEEEEGEGGAREAHPHRRAEM from the exons ttgtttacgAACACAGGTCAAGATTGGAAAAGTCCTTGCAGAAAGAGAGACTTGAACACAAGAAGGCTAAAGAAG ATTACCTTGTGTACAAGCTGGAAGCACAACAGACACTAACTAAAGAAAAA CAAGATGCCAACAACAGGATTAACTCCTTGAATATGCAACACCAAATGCTAAAG AACCAGCATGATGACCTGAAGAAACAGTTCTATGATCTTCAAGAACAGCACCAGCTCCTGGGAGATGATCACAACAAAGCACTGAGTGATCACAAACAGACATACGATCATCTGCAGCAGATGAAGGAGATGGAGATCTCTAAACTAAAAG AGAACATCTATAACCTGCGTGAAGAGAACAAGCAACTGAGAAAAGCTCACCAGGATGTTCATATGCAGCTCCTGGATGTCAGG CAACAGCACAAGGATTTAAAGTCGGCACACGACCAACTTGCAATGACTCTAGAAGACCACAAGAGTGCGCTGGCTGCTGCACAG GTCCAAGTGGAAGAATTTAAGCAGCTCAAAGATACCCTTAATAAAATACCCAGTTTCAGACAAACGGGGTACAACAAGACACCTGCGCCCCAGGCAGTGCAAGCAAGGCAGGAGCTACAGGGGACCACCCCTGAGCACCAGGCTGGCCCCGAGGAGCACCCAGAAGCCAAAGAACAGAGCCGTGACCAG CCCGAGAATCCCGCTGAGGAGCGCGAGGCCCCAGAAGAGCCGACGGAGCGGCACCGCGGCCCTGAGAGAGCGGGAGACCACGAGGAGGAGCCCGAGCCCgggcaggaggaagagagaCGGAGGGAGCTGGCGGAGGAGGAGATGGAGCAGGCCGGGCAGCCGCAGCGCTTGGCAGAGGATTTGGAGCAGCCGCAGGAGGATgaggagagggggcaggaggaggaagagaagaAGCCCGAGCCCTGGCAGCATCGGCAGGAGCACCCACAGGTGCCGCAGGACGACAACGCGCTGGCCCGGGACCAGGAAGAAACGCAGACCCACACG CCCCCGCAGGCCCTGCAGCGCGTGAAGTCCCCCTACGAGGAGCagctggagcagcagcagctggcGGCCCAGCGCGCGGAGGAGGCCCGCAGGCTGAGGGCGCAGCAGGACGCCCTGCAGCAGCAGAGGCTGAAGGAGCACCTGGAGCGGcagcagagggagagggagagggagctgCAGCTGCAGAGGGAGGCCGACCGCAGAGAGGAGCTCCTGAGAGAGCAGCAGCGCAG acagaagAGCCAGTATGAAAACATAGATGCAGACATCGTGCAAGGAGAGGCGGAGCAGCAAAACGGGGAGCACGGAG TGGTGAACAAACAAACCGAAAAGGAGGATGAGGAGAAGCACGGCAAAGGCGATCGCGTCCAGGAAGAG CCTGCAGAGGACATGAACCCAGAGGATGATCCGAACAACCAGGGCGAGGACGAGTTCGAGGAGGCGGAGGAGCGGCAGGAGAACGTTCCAGAAGGGAACGGCGAACGCCGGGAAGTGGAGAGGAGGGTCAGGCCAGAGATGGGCGAGCAGCTGGTG TTGGCAGGGAACCCGGATCAGCAGGAGGATAATCTGGATGAGCAGTaccaggaggagggggaggaggag GTCCAGGATGATCTAGGTGGAGCCCCTaaaagagaggaagaggagaacgAGGATGGCCCCTACAATGAAGAGAATGAGGAACAC GCCCCAGAAGGTCCAGAGAAGGAGGACAAAGCTCCTGAGGAAGAGCAGCGCAAACCAGAGGCCGAAGAGGAGAATTACGAGGaagaggacgaggaggaggagggagaaggGGGAGCACGCGAGGCTCACCCGCATCGGCGGGCGGAGATGTGA
- the LOC107079065 gene encoding uncharacterized protein isoform X1 → MSESSSGVVTGTDSSPNSYSSRYSDLSDTNTSLALVSRNRSTASEKHSPDSGIASPLPSDRFRFVAWHNLEEHGVRGDQLTSPRVREGPAEEELILRGEENYIIARRNKGDREKWEERLQENWENVMELNLSYQDLGDPYQLENFTRILRRLIRVERLQLVDNCLRDLSSVRLPRCKRLNLNKNNFTSIRHLPKIPQIQHLSLAENNIGTLRDLSDLRTTPLESLTLKRNPCEFQEDYRSKVFSSLPKLKLLDGIPKLPSDCVSLESTMASKMCTIL, encoded by the exons ATGTCCGAAAG TTCCTCAGGCGTTGTTACAGGCACCGATAGCTCGCCCAACTCTTACTCCTCACGGTACTCTGATCTCAGTGACACCAACACTTCGCTGGCTTTGGTCTCAAGGAACAGAAGCACCGCCAGTGAAAAACATAGTCCAGACTCGGGCATTGCGTCACCT ttgccaTCAGACCGATTCAGGTTCGTAGCCTGGCATAATTTAGAGGAACATGGTGTCCGAGGGGACCAGCTAACCAGTCCCAGAGTCAGAGAGG GTCCAGCAGAAGAAGAACTTATCCTGAGAGGGGAAGAAAATTACATAATAGcaagaagaaataaaggagatAGGGAGAAATGGGAAGAAAGACTACAGGAGAACTGGGAAAATGTCATG GAATTGAATTTGTCGTATCAAGACCTTGGAGACCCCTACCAACTGGAGAATTTTACCAGGATACTTAGAAGATTAATTCGAGTGGAGAGGCTGCAATTAGTGGACAACTGTTTAAGGGACTTGAGTTCTGTTCGATTGCCAAG ATGCAAAAGACTGAAtctgaacaaaaataatttcacatcCATCAGACACCTGCCAAAGATCCCTCAAATTCAACACTTGTCCCTAGCAGAAAATAACATCGGGACACTGAGAGATTTGTCAGACCTGAGGACAACACCTCTGGAGtcactgactttgaaaaggaatCCCTgtgaatttcaggaagactacaGGTCAAA AGTGTTCTCTAGTTTGCCAAAATTAAAACTTCTGGATGGAATTCCAAAGCTACCATCAGACTGCGTGTCTTTGGAATCTACCATGGCTTCCAAAATGTGTACAATACTGTAA
- the LOC107079065 gene encoding uncharacterized protein isoform X3 — MSESSSGVVTGTDSSPNSYSSRYSDLSDTNTSLALVSRNRSTASEKHSPDSGIASPLPSDRFRFVAWHNLEEHGVRGDQLTSPRVREGPAEEELILRGEENYIIARRNKGDREKWEERLQENWENVMELNLSYQDLGDPYQLENFTRILRRLIRVERLQLVDNCLRDLSSVRLPRK, encoded by the exons ATGTCCGAAAG TTCCTCAGGCGTTGTTACAGGCACCGATAGCTCGCCCAACTCTTACTCCTCACGGTACTCTGATCTCAGTGACACCAACACTTCGCTGGCTTTGGTCTCAAGGAACAGAAGCACCGCCAGTGAAAAACATAGTCCAGACTCGGGCATTGCGTCACCT ttgccaTCAGACCGATTCAGGTTCGTAGCCTGGCATAATTTAGAGGAACATGGTGTCCGAGGGGACCAGCTAACCAGTCCCAGAGTCAGAGAGG GTCCAGCAGAAGAAGAACTTATCCTGAGAGGGGAAGAAAATTACATAATAGcaagaagaaataaaggagatAGGGAGAAATGGGAAGAAAGACTACAGGAGAACTGGGAAAATGTCATG GAATTGAATTTGTCGTATCAAGACCTTGGAGACCCCTACCAACTGGAGAATTTTACCAGGATACTTAGAAGATTAATTCGAGTGGAGAGGCTGCAATTAGTGGACAACTGTTTAAGGGACTTGAGTTCTGTTCGATTGCCAAG AAAATAA
- the LOC107079065 gene encoding uncharacterized protein isoform X2 — MSESSSGVVTGTDSSPNSYSSRYSDLSDTNTSLALVSRNRSTASEKHSPDSGIASPLPSDRFRFVAWHNLEEHGVRGDQLTSPRVREGPAEEELILRGEENYIIARRNKGDREKWEERLQENWENVMELNLSYQDLGDPYQLENFTRILRRLIRVERLQLVDNCLRDLSSVRLPRHLPKIPQIQHLSLAENNIGTLRDLSDLRTTPLESLTLKRNPCEFQEDYRSKVFSSLPKLKLLDGIPKLPSDCVSLESTMASKMCTIL, encoded by the exons ATGTCCGAAAG TTCCTCAGGCGTTGTTACAGGCACCGATAGCTCGCCCAACTCTTACTCCTCACGGTACTCTGATCTCAGTGACACCAACACTTCGCTGGCTTTGGTCTCAAGGAACAGAAGCACCGCCAGTGAAAAACATAGTCCAGACTCGGGCATTGCGTCACCT ttgccaTCAGACCGATTCAGGTTCGTAGCCTGGCATAATTTAGAGGAACATGGTGTCCGAGGGGACCAGCTAACCAGTCCCAGAGTCAGAGAGG GTCCAGCAGAAGAAGAACTTATCCTGAGAGGGGAAGAAAATTACATAATAGcaagaagaaataaaggagatAGGGAGAAATGGGAAGAAAGACTACAGGAGAACTGGGAAAATGTCATG GAATTGAATTTGTCGTATCAAGACCTTGGAGACCCCTACCAACTGGAGAATTTTACCAGGATACTTAGAAGATTAATTCGAGTGGAGAGGCTGCAATTAGTGGACAACTGTTTAAGGGACTTGAGTTCTGTTCGATTGCCAAG ACACCTGCCAAAGATCCCTCAAATTCAACACTTGTCCCTAGCAGAAAATAACATCGGGACACTGAGAGATTTGTCAGACCTGAGGACAACACCTCTGGAGtcactgactttgaaaaggaatCCCTgtgaatttcaggaagactacaGGTCAAA AGTGTTCTCTAGTTTGCCAAAATTAAAACTTCTGGATGGAATTCCAAAGCTACCATCAGACTGCGTGTCTTTGGAATCTACCATGGCTTCCAAAATGTGTACAATACTGTAA